Genomic DNA from Cupriavidus pauculus:
GACGAAGAAGACGCCGGTGATGACGAGGGTAATGGTCAGCGTGTCGTCCATCTGCTTCCAGTTGGACGCCAGCGGCGTCGCCCACCACGGGCTCAGAAAATGAAAGAGCACCGAAGCGACGACGAGGACCACGAGCGCAATGGCGATTGCCATATCCACCCTCCTCTGCGCGGACAACTGCCGCGAGAGACGCGCAACCCACGCAAGTGGTTAAAGCGTAGTGCATGGGTTGCGAATGCGGCAAGTGCTCTTGCGCGAGCTTCAGTGCCGCGGAACGTGACACATGCTGTGCCGCATTCAGTGCATCACGTCCCTGGATTCGAGCTTCCAGTAGCAGATGGCCATCACCATCCCGAACAGCATATGGGCGATCAGCGTGTGCCAGCCGCGCGCTTCCACGAACCACGGGAACGCGCCCGTCATCACGTAGAAGTTGAAGAGGTAGACCACCACGCCGAACACCGCGCCGGCCAGCACCGCCATGCCCGGACTCGAGTCCAGATGAAACGGCGCCATGATCGCGCCCAGCACCATGCCGAGTACCGCGCCGAGCACGAAGTGGATCAAGAGCGCCGCGCCGACGGTACCGATGCTGAACAGCGCGTTTTGCATCACGTCCTGACCCATGACGATCGCCGCGATCATGCGCGTGGGCACCCACGGGTTGACGCCGGACATCATCGACGCCCAGAACAACTCCAGCACGATCAGGAAGGCGCCGGCCGCGATACCTGACACGGCCGCGGCGCTCCAGTCGGGCAGACGGCGCACGTAGTGATGCGAATGCACGTGAAGTTCCATGATGGTCTCCTTGTCGCTTCGGCTTCGTGAGTCCAGCATAGGACACGCGACGCACGATTCCGCGCCATGGAACGCACATAGGGACAACCCTGAGGCCAACTGCCTTGTATTCGCCACACACGGCCTATACTGGAAGAACAAAAGACAAGAAAGGAGACCGCCATGTTTCATCTACAGGCGCACGATCTTGTATTTCTGCTGCCGATGGCACTCGTCGGCATGCTGGCGATGGGCGCGGTACCCGTCGCCGCCAAGGCGCTCAAGATCAGCTGCCGCTGCTGCGGCGTGATCATCGGCCTCATGATGGGCGTGCTGGTGTTGGAAGTGTTGCCGATGCTGATCTGATCGGCCCCTCTCCCTGAAGGAGAGGGGGAACACTCAGGTGTTTGAAACGCCCGATGGTCGAATCACAGTTCGATCATCGCGAAATCTTCCTTGCCGACGTCGCACTCGGGGCAACGCCAATCGGCCGGGATGTCTTCCCAGCGGGTGCCCGGGGCGATATTGTCGTCGGGCCAGCCCTGCTCTTCGTCATACACCCAACCGCAAATCACACAAACCCAGGTCTTGTAGGCGACGGCTTCCTGCTGCAAAACGTCTCTCCGTTAAATAAAGTCGATGGAACGGGCCGCATGATACCGCGCCTGCGGTTGCGGCCCGATTTTCGGTCGTTACTGGCGGATCGAGAAATCCACGCGGTTGGGACCGCCCTTGTCCTTGATGCCTTCGGCATTGAGCTTCGGCGCGGTCAGGAACAGCTTCGAATCGGGCACCTTGCCGTCGCGCTCGAGCGCCTGCTTGACGGCCAGCGCACGCTGGTCGGCCAGCTGGCGCAGTTCCGTGTCGGTGACGGGCGCGTTCTCCAGCAGCAGCTTTTCCATCTCCGCCGTCGACAGGGACTTGTTCAGGCCGATCATGTTGGTCGGCTTCTTGAACGACTGGCGCTTGTACACGGCCTCCAGATACTTCGGATACTCCTGCCTGGAGACCGTGATCTTCGCGCCCTGCTCGCCGCTTTCTTCCTCGTCGGCCTGGCCGCCCGAACGCGCGCTGCGGCGCAGTTCGCGCTCCTTCTGCTCCGCCACACGCTGGTCGAGCCATACGCGGCGCGCGCCGTCGGCGTCCGTTGCGGGATCGATGCGGCCGCTGATCTCGAGCCGCAGCGACGGCCGGTCGTTCAGCGCCTTGGCCACCGTGGCGATCTTCTCCTGCGCTTCCTTGGACAGCGTGGCGCTGCCCGGCGCGAACTCGATATAGCCGAGTTCGTCGCCGCTGCCGCCGAACGCGGAGGCGATCAGCGAGAACGGTGACGTGATGGCCTTGGTGAGCAGGTTGACGATCACGCGAACGATCACGCCGCCGATGCTGAACTCGGGGTCGGAGAGCGAACCCGACACCGGCAGGTTCACGTCGATCACACCGTTGCGATCCTTGAGCAATGACACCGCAAGCAGCACGGGCAGCTTGGTCGCATCGGGACTGTCCACGCGATCGCCGAACGTGAGCTGGTCGAGGTACAGGTGATTGCGCGCATCGAGCCTGCCGTTCTCGATCTTGTACCCCACGTCCACCGTGAGCTTGCCCTTGGTAATCGGGTAGCCCGCGTACTTGGCCGCGTAGGGCGTCAGCCGCGTGAGCTCCACGCCCGCCGCTTTCGCCGCGATATCGAGGAACAGCTGCTCGCCGAGCGGATTCAGCTTGCCGCTGATGCTGACCGGCGCATCGTCGTCGAGCCGGCCGTTGAGCACGATATCCGCGGGGGTCGGGTCCGACGACGACACCTTGGAGATCGAGCCCTTCATGTCGGTGAGGTTCGCCGAGTAGTTGGGCTTGACGAAGAAGTCCGAGAAGTTGATGTTGCCCTTGTTGATGGACACGCCGCCGAGACGAATCTGCGGCGCGGGGCCGGCCTTGCCCTCCTTCGCGACCGTCGCCGTTGCAGGGGCCGCGGCCGGTGCGGAAGCGGCCGGTGCCGAAGCGGGGCTCGCCTGCGTGAGGCTCGTCGATGGCGCGGGCTGGCCGCGATCGCTGCCGCCGGCCATGACGTCCTGCAGGTTCAGGCGGCCGTTCGCGTTGAGGATCACGCGCGCATAGAAGTCCGAGAGCGCGACGTTGTTCACGCCCACGCGCATCGGCCCCTTCGACTCGTCCATTGCGAAGTCGATGCCCGTTACCGCGAGTGAACGCCAGCGCAGGAAGTCGTCGCCGCTGATGCGGTCGACCGTACGCACATTGCCCGCCAGTGCGTTGCCGGCGAAATGCGCGACGATCGGCTTGCCGGCCGGCGCATTGAAGTCGAGCTTGCCCTTGAGCGTCATCGTGCCGCCGCGCAGTGCCGCGTTGAAGCGATCGGCGATATAGGGCTGTAGCGGCGCGATATCGAGCTCGCGCACGTCGAGCTGCATTTGCGCGCCCGGCGCGGCGGGCAGCAGGCTGCCTTCGAGGCCGATCACGCCGCGGCGTCCGGACTCCGCGTGCAGCTTGACGGGTATCGCGGCGTTGGCAAGCGGCCATGTCACGGTACCGCCCGTGAAGCCGATATTGCGGTACTGGTGGATCACGGGGCGGCCACGGTTGGCCTCGGCGGGCTCGTAGTCGGCGAGGCGTGCCGCGCCGCCGTCGACGTTGATCTTGCCGATGCGGACTTTCCAGCCCGGTGGCGTGGCCGTGCCGCGCGCGGCCGCGCTGCCGTTAGCCGTGCCATTTGCCGTGCCGTTTGCCGTGCCATTTGTCGCGCCATTTGTCCGTGCGGTCGCGGCCCCGGTGCCCTGCGGCGCGCCCGAAGCAGCCGCTTGCCGCGCCGGTGCTGCCTTCTCCTGCGCCGATTGCACGGCCCAGATGCGGGCCATCTCGAGCAGTTGCCCGCGATGATCGCGCGTGGCCGCGATCTGCGGCTGCACCAGCGATACGGCGCTCGTATCGAACGTCTGCTTCGCGAGGTCGAGGTTGATGTCCTCGAGTACGAGCTTCTCCGCGCGCACGAGCGGCAACTGCGCGCCCTCGATATCGGCCACGCGCCGCTGCGCCTGCGTGGTGCGCTTGCGGGTCGTGCCCTGCCCAGCTTGCGCGGCCTGTGCCGACTGTGCCGCTTGCACATTGCCGCGCTGCGCGCGCTGGCCATCGCGGCGCGCGCCATTGCGCGCCCTGTCGTTTGCTCGGTCATTCGCGCCGTCGCTTGCCGCGGCGGCATCGTCGCCCTGCCCGGCCGGTGCGGCCGGCAGCGCGATGGGCTCGCGCGTCGCCACATACACCGGCGACAGCTCGAGGCGCGATTTCTCGAGGACGAACTGGAACGTCGGCTGCGTCCACGCCATGCGGTAATTCAGCTCCGCGTTGATGCCCGTCTCGCCGAACTGGCTTTGCAGTTCGCGCGGCCACCATGCGGCAAACCCCTGCGGCCGCAGGCCCGTGGTCTTCAGCGTGCCCGCAAGCGTGCCCTGCCGCAGGGCCAGCTGGCCCTTGTGGTCGAGCGTCTGCCCATCGGCAATCGTCACCTTCGCGTCGAGTTGCGCGGGCTTGTCGCCCGTGCTGGCAAGGTCCGCGATCTCCACGTTGACGGGGCCGATATCGAGCTTCCCCGGGCCCGACGGCGCGAGCTCGTCACGGAAGCCGAGCTTCGCGTCCTTCAGCGTGATGCGCTGAATCGCATAGCTGAACGGCTCGGCCGGTGCGGGTGCCGGGGCCTGCGCGGCAGCCGGCGCGGAGGCCGAAGCTGCCGGCGCGGAAGCCGGAGCGGGAGCCGGAGCCGCCGGCGTTGCCTTCGGCGTCGGCGCGCTCTCCGGCAGAAACGCCGTGGCAAGGTTCAGCGAACCGTCCGCGCGCCGAATGGCCTGCAGTGCCAGTCCTTCCAGATCGATGCTACGGATGGCCGCCCGATTCGCCAGCGGCTCCACGCGGTCGAGGTCGATCGCCAGCCGTCCCGCCTTGACGATCGGCGCTCCCGCATGGGTCACCACATCGGCATCGCGCAACACCACGGTGCCCGAGACGAACAGGTCCTGCT
This window encodes:
- a CDS encoding rubredoxin, coding for MQQEAVAYKTWVCVICGWVYDEEQGWPDDNIAPGTRWEDIPADWRCPECDVGKEDFAMIEL
- a CDS encoding DUF748 domain-containing protein, with the translated sequence MSFKDSIGTAARTAGEKARATPRRRLALRVLGGIVVAVAIFGIAGYFGGPPLVKYLVEKQATEALGRKVTLGAAQVRPFDLAATLNDLTIFEPDGTTPMVTLGEVDANASIASLWHLAPVVHSLHVDRLSVHVVRDAQGRMNFADVEEKFAAMPPKPADSKPARFSISNIAVTNSTFVYEDKPRDTTQRVENFTLTLPFLSNLPHDATINTRPTLFAKINGSPLSLDGTTQPFADTRETNLNVNLDALEVPTYMAFAPRLKDAEIKGGLVDTRLVVGFRQDKDKQDLFVSGTVVLRDADVVTHAGAPIVKAGRLAIDLDRVEPLANRAAIRSIDLEGLALQAIRRADGSLNLATAFLPESAPTPKATPAAPAPAPASAPAASASAPAAAQAPAPAPAEPFSYAIQRITLKDAKLGFRDELAPSGPGKLDIGPVNVEIADLASTGDKPAQLDAKVTIADGQTLDHKGQLALRQGTLAGTLKTTGLRPQGFAAWWPRELQSQFGETGINAELNYRMAWTQPTFQFVLEKSRLELSPVYVATREPIALPAAPAGQGDDAAAASDGANDRANDRARNGARRDGQRAQRGNVQAAQSAQAAQAGQGTTRKRTTQAQRRVADIEGAQLPLVRAEKLVLEDINLDLAKQTFDTSAVSLVQPQIAATRDHRGQLLEMARIWAVQSAQEKAAPARQAAASGAPQGTGAATARTNGATNGTANGTANGTANGSAAARGTATPPGWKVRIGKINVDGGAARLADYEPAEANRGRPVIHQYRNIGFTGGTVTWPLANAAIPVKLHAESGRRGVIGLEGSLLPAAPGAQMQLDVRELDIAPLQPYIADRFNAALRGGTMTLKGKLDFNAPAGKPIVAHFAGNALAGNVRTVDRISGDDFLRWRSLAVTGIDFAMDESKGPMRVGVNNVALSDFYARVILNANGRLNLQDVMAGGSDRGQPAPSTSLTQASPASAPAASAPAAAPATATVAKEGKAGPAPQIRLGGVSINKGNINFSDFFVKPNYSANLTDMKGSISKVSSSDPTPADIVLNGRLDDDAPVSISGKLNPLGEQLFLDIAAKAAGVELTRLTPYAAKYAGYPITKGKLTVDVGYKIENGRLDARNHLYLDQLTFGDRVDSPDATKLPVLLAVSLLKDRNGVIDVNLPVSGSLSDPEFSIGGVIVRVIVNLLTKAITSPFSLIASAFGGSGDELGYIEFAPGSATLSKEAQEKIATVAKALNDRPSLRLEISGRIDPATDADGARRVWLDQRVAEQKERELRRSARSGGQADEEESGEQGAKITVSRQEYPKYLEAVYKRQSFKKPTNMIGLNKSLSTAEMEKLLLENAPVTDTELRQLADQRALAVKQALERDGKVPDSKLFLTAPKLNAEGIKDKGGPNRVDFSIRQ